CCGTGGTCGCGTGGGCGCCGGCGGCCTTCACGGGGGTGGTCCGGGGATGATCGTCTGGAACGGCCTCGAGAGCGTCCCTGCGGCTTCCGGCCCGTTCGTCGCGACGATCGGGAACTACGACGGCGTTCACCTCGGCCACCGGCGGATCCTCGACGCGGTGGCGGAGCTTGCCGGAAAATCCCGGCGGACCTCCCTCGTGGTCACCTTCGATCCGCACCCGCTCGCCGTCGTCGCCCCCGCGCGCGTGCCGAAGCTCCTCGCCACGCGCCGGCAGAAGCTCGACGCGATCGCCGCGGCGGGCATCGACGCCGTGCTCGTCGTGGCCTTCGACGCGGCGACCGCGGCGCTCGAGGGGGAGCGGTTCCTCACCGAGCTCCTCCTCCCGCGCGTGCCGCTCGCCGCGCTGCGCGTCGGCGCGGGGTTCCGATTCGGGCGCGGTCGCGACGGCGATCTCGCCCTCCTCCGCCGGGTGGGGGCCGAGCGCGGATTCGACGTCGACGGCGTCCCGCACGTCGAGGTCGCCGGGGAGACGGTCTCGTCGTCCGCGATCCGCACCGCCGTCGAAGCCGGCGACGTCGAGCGCGCCGCGGCGCTGCTCGGACGTCCCTTCGCGGTCGAGGGTCCGGTGAGCCGCGGCGACGGGCGCGGCCGGGCGATGTCGTTTCCGACCGCCAACGTCGACGTCGAGAACGAGCTGCTCCCCCGCCGGGGCGTCTACGTCACCGAGACCATCGCGCTGGCGTCGAGGCACCCGTCGGTGACGAACGTCGGCACGCGCCCCACCTTCGGCGGCGAGACGCTCGTCGTGGAAACGCATCTCCTCGACTTCGACGACGATCTCTACGGCGAGCGGGTCGAGGTGCGTTTCCTCGCGCGGCTTCGCGACGAGCGCCGGTTCTCCGGCATGGACGAGCTCGCCGATCAGATCGCGCGGGATCGCGCCGCCGCCTCGTCCTGGTTCCAGCGCCTTCCGGAGCCCGCACGATGAGTGAATTCCACGAGGAAGCCGGGCTGCAGCCGGAAGCGCGCGTCGCGTTCGGCCGAGTCGCCCCCGCCGGCAAGCGGGGCCTGTTCGTGACCTTCGAAGGGATCGAGGGATCGGGGAAGACGACCCAGGTCACGCGCCTGGCGGACCGGCTGCTCGCCGCGGGCGAAGACGTCCTGGTGACCCGCGAGCCCGGGGGCTCGCCGCTCGGGCGACGCCTGCGCTCCCTCCTGCTCGAGGATCGCGGACGGCCGATCGACCCTCTCGCGGAGCTCCACCTCTACGTCGCCGACCGGATCCAGCACATCCGCGACGTCGTGGAGCCGGCCCTCGCCCAGGGGCGCGTCGTGTTGTGCGATCGCTTCGCCGACGCGACGGCGGCCTATCAGGGGTACGGGCGCGGACTCGGCGCCGGCCTCGTCGCGGCCCTGCACCGCAACGCTCCCCTCGACCTCCGGCCCGACCGCACGATCCTCTTCGACCTCGATCCCGAGACCGGCCTCGAGCGCGCGCGATCCCGCAACCGCGAGCTCGGGACCGAGGCCAGCGAAGGTCGGTTCGAGAGCGAGCGGATCGAGTTCCATCGGCGCGTGCGCGACGGCTACCTCGCCCTCGCCTCGGCGGAGCCGTTCCGCTTCAGGATCGTGGCCGCCGAGCAGGATCTCGACGCGGTCGAGGCGCGCGTCGCCGATCTCCTCGCGGACCTGTTTCCCTGTCTCGACGTCGAGGGATTCGAGGACGCCCCTTGATCCTCGGCGAACTTCTCGGCCAATCGGCCGCGCTGACGCTGCTCGAACGCGCCGTCCTGTCCGGACGACTCCCCCACGCGATGCTGTTCCACGGCCCCGAAGGCGTGGGGAAACGCACCGCGGCGTTGCGCCTCGCCGCCGCGCTCCAGTGCGCGAACCGCGAGCCGCACGGCGACACGCCCGCTTGCGGCCGATGCGACGCGTGCCTCCAGGTCGCCCACGGCAACCACCCCGACCTGTTCCTGGTCGACCGGCGCCCGCGAAAGGGAGCCGCCGCGACCGAAGAGCCGGACGACGAGGGAGACGACGACGAGGTCGACGCCTCCCCCGCGAAGGGCCGCGCCCCGCTGCGCAACTTCATCGTCGTCGACCAGATCCGCGAGGTCACGCGTCACGCCGGCAGCTCCCCGCGCCAGGGCAAGGTGCGGGTGTTCGTGATCGACCCCGCGGACCGCATGAACACCGAGGCGCAGAACGCGCTCCTGAAGACCCTCGAGGAACCCCCCGGACGGTCGGTGCTGATGCTGATCGCCTCGCGGCCGCACGCGCTGCTTCCGACCGTGAGGTCGCGCTGCTTCCGGGTTCCCTTCGGTGCAATGGCGGTGGACGGGCTCGCCGCGGCGCTCGCCGCCTCCGGGATGCACGCTGCGGAGGCCCGCACGCGCGCCGCCCTCGCGGGCGGGCGCCCGGGGTACGCGAAGGCGCTCGACGTCGCCGAGCTCACCGAGCGCCGCGAGTTCGTCCTCGGCGCGATCGAGAAGATGGCCGGGGGCGCCTCCGGACTCGCGGAGCTCGCGCCGCTCGCCAAGGACCTCGCCGGCGACGACGCCGCCGACCTCGCGCAGTCGCTCGACTGGATCGAGGCGCTCCTTCGGGACGCGGCGGTCGCCGCCGTCGGCGGCGGCTCGCCGATCTCCGCCGACCTCGCGCCCAGACTCGCCGAACTCGGGCGGAACCTCGGCCCCGCGCGGGCCTCGACCCTCATGCTCTCCGCGGGACGCCTGCGCGAGCAACTGCGGCTGAACCTGAATCGCACGCTCGTCGCGGAGGCGATGCTCGCGGCGATCGCGGGGGGGCCGACGCCGGCCTAACCGCGCTCGAGCGTTCCCACCGCCTCGACGTGATCGGTCTGCGGGAAGAGGTCGATCGCCCGGACCGACGCGAGTCGGTACCCGAGCGCGGCCATCGCGCCCGCGTCGCGCGCGAACGCCGCGGGGTCGCAGCCCACGAGCACGACGCGCGCGGGCTCCAGCCCCGCGATCGCGGCGGCGACGCCGCGCCCGAGCCCGGTTCGCGGCGGGTCGGCGAGGACGAGTTCCGGCTCGCGGTCGCGCCCGGACAGCGCCTGGAGCCCCGCGAGGGCGTCGGCCTTCACG
This sequence is a window from Candidatus Polarisedimenticolaceae bacterium. Protein-coding genes within it:
- the holB gene encoding DNA polymerase III subunit delta' encodes the protein MILGELLGQSAALTLLERAVLSGRLPHAMLFHGPEGVGKRTAALRLAAALQCANREPHGDTPACGRCDACLQVAHGNHPDLFLVDRRPRKGAAATEEPDDEGDDDEVDASPAKGRAPLRNFIVVDQIREVTRHAGSSPRQGKVRVFVIDPADRMNTEAQNALLKTLEEPPGRSVLMLIASRPHALLPTVRSRCFRVPFGAMAVDGLAAALAASGMHAAEARTRAALAGGRPGYAKALDVAELTERREFVLGAIEKMAGGASGLAELAPLAKDLAGDDAADLAQSLDWIEALLRDAAVAAVGGGSPISADLAPRLAELGRNLGPARASTLMLSAGRLREQLRLNLNRTLVAEAMLAAIAGGPTPA
- a CDS encoding bifunctional riboflavin kinase/FAD synthetase, with product MIVWNGLESVPAASGPFVATIGNYDGVHLGHRRILDAVAELAGKSRRTSLVVTFDPHPLAVVAPARVPKLLATRRQKLDAIAAAGIDAVLVVAFDAATAALEGERFLTELLLPRVPLAALRVGAGFRFGRGRDGDLALLRRVGAERGFDVDGVPHVEVAGETVSSSAIRTAVEAGDVERAAALLGRPFAVEGPVSRGDGRGRAMSFPTANVDVENELLPRRGVYVTETIALASRHPSVTNVGTRPTFGGETLVVETHLLDFDDDLYGERVEVRFLARLRDERRFSGMDELADQIARDRAAASSWFQRLPEPAR
- the tmk gene encoding dTMP kinase, coding for MSEFHEEAGLQPEARVAFGRVAPAGKRGLFVTFEGIEGSGKTTQVTRLADRLLAAGEDVLVTREPGGSPLGRRLRSLLLEDRGRPIDPLAELHLYVADRIQHIRDVVEPALAQGRVVLCDRFADATAAYQGYGRGLGAGLVAALHRNAPLDLRPDRTILFDLDPETGLERARSRNRELGTEASEGRFESERIEFHRRVRDGYLALASAEPFRFRIVAAEQDLDAVEARVADLLADLFPCLDVEGFEDAP